The Cydia strobilella chromosome 5, ilCydStro3.1, whole genome shotgun sequence region CCATGCCACGGGCCGGCCCGATTCCCCCAAGGCGTGGAGTGTACTGGTGGTCCGCGGAACTTGCGCATCTGCGCCAGTCGTGCGTTGCTGCAAGACGCCAGTACACTCACGTACCAGAGGAGGAGCGGCTATATGCTGCATACTCGGCGGCCGTCAAGCTGCTACAGGGGGCGATCGCTAGGGCGAAGGATTTAGCTGAGGAGGAGATGCTGGAGACTCTAAATAACGATCCGTGGGGGAGGCCGTATAAGATGGTGAGGCGCAAGCTTCGCCCCTGGACACCCCCGCTAACGCAAAGTCTCCAGCCACAGCTCCGCGAGCAGGTGGTCTGTGCCCTGTTCCCGACGAGGGACGAATacacatttattataatatacaggaaaagtgattttttcGTTTCGTTCgaagcgttttcaagaattcgtcccctaacggggttaaaagggggttgaaagttttaatccattacaaatgctttgaaacttcttagaaaggtataatagacgattacaaaaaaagtaatttcgacgttttttggaaatttaacccctcagggggttgaacaggggatgaaagtttgtcttggggtgaaaattttatttgaagctaggaacttgaaactttgcaaaaaggtattacattaaaaagcaagaaaattactattagcgtttttaaaaactcatcccccaaggtggtgaaaaaggggttaaaaactttatcttgataactatatcatttaagctactaggccaaattaggtatcgtttttgtataaatcgggtatgtcgaattcatttatgattgTTAAAcgtatctatacatatatatgtagccGTAGTAGATCACTAGTTCAGTTGCAATTACACCTGCATCGAAGAGACATGTCTTTTACTGTGTAACCTACCCCTACATTCAAAAATGAGCTTTAACCGAAGGAACATATGGTCCAAAATCGAACCGGATCAAGTGCGGGAATGATGCAGGCGGCCGGGCGGCGAATACAATAGGGAGCGCATTCCTTAAGAGATAAGCGGAGTTGTTTACGTCGTTTAGTGAAGATTTGAgttatgttaaataattattgatttgTAATAAACAGGAAAGTGATTGCAAGTGTGATTACAAACTATTTGGCGTAAATATAACTTCGTGTGTCGGAATTAGACTTTGACACGTAGTGACAATTATCGGATTGATtacaaagtaattaaataagtGAATAAATTACTAAAATGCCTCCAATAACGCCCGAacaaactaaattagttgcctaTTTAGAAGATGTGGCCCTTATGATACAAAAAACGCAatcaaacataaagaagtgtcCAAAACAAAGGCTAACCGAGGGTTATGTTAAACAAAGGATAAAAATGCTTGAGGGTTATTGGATTATGTTTAAAGATGCACACAATAATCTCATGCATTGCACACCGCGTGAACAACGAGGAGATATCAATTATTTTCTTAATGAAGATTACTATACCGTGGAAGACCTTTACCTCTGTTTGCAAGCCGACTTAACAGATTTATTGACCAAGTGGGAGTCAGAAAAAAAGTCAATGGAGCTATCTACTATGTCAACGTCGTTCCATGATGGGCATGGGCAATTACCGTTTGTAAATCTGCCAAAAATCCAATTGCCGACCTTCTCAGGGAAATATGAAGATTGGCCCACATACCAAGATTTATTTACAGCCCTCGTGCACAACACAAAATTGACAAGTGTACAAAAGttacactatttaaaaacaagTGTCTCTGGTGAAGCAGAGACATTATTGCGCCATGTACAAATAACAGAAAATAATTACACACAGGCATGGGAGTTACTTAAAAACCGTTTCGGCAACAAAAAGATGATTGTTAattctgtattaaaaaaattttttggtcAGAAGAAGATTCAAACCCAGTCtgcaaatcaaataaaaaaattacttgataCCACTATGGAATGTATCAACagtttaaacaatttaaacgtaAGCACGGACTCTTGGGATCCGATAATTATCTTTCTCGTCGGACAGAAGTTGGACGCTGAGTCAGTTAAAGACTGGGAACAATCTGTGCACAAGGACAGTTCAGAAGACATGCCTAAGTGGGAAGAGTTACAGAAGTTTCTGGTGGCTAAGTTTCGCACATTGGAAATGGCCGCAGCAGTCTCAGTGCCCACACGTGATAAGTCACAAACGCCCAAAACATTTCACGTCGCTGAACAAGAAgaagatgaagtaagtttgtttCAATGTGCTCATGTTGGCGTAGCTTCACAACCTACTTGTACCTATTGTAAAGGTGAACACTACATATTCAACTGCaaggaatttacaaaaaactcaGTGGAAGATAGACATGATTTTGTGAGAAAGAACCGATTGTGTTACAACTGCCTTGTTCCATTCCATAGTGTCTATCGATGCAAACAAAAGACGTCATGCAGGATCTGCAAAAAAAGGCATCATTCTCTTCTGCATCAAACGAGAGAATCTAATGAAGAAGTAGCTCCTACACAACCACAATCACAACCGGAACCTGACACGAAACTTACAACCTTGCACGTTTCTAAACAACAACCGAGTCGTAAAATGTTACTGGCCACAGCACAAGTAGCAGTCAGGTCGACCGATGGTAATACACACATACTTCGAGTTCTAATCGACCCGTGCTCAGAAGCTTCATTTGTATCAGAACGAGTAGTACAATTACTGGGTTTGTCAAGAACTAACATCAAGGGAGTAGTTTCTGGACTTGAAGAaagtacacaaataaatgtcaagCACATGGTCGACATTACAATTAATTCAAGATATGAAAACAAGAAGGCTGTTCTAGTTTCAGCTTACGTTTTAAAGTCGGTATCCACATATTTGCCCTCGAAGCATGTTTTAATAGATCCACAAGCCATTGAAACTTTGAAATTGGCTGATCCTACCTATGACACACCCAGCAAGGTGGATATGTTGCTCGGCGCAGAAATCTACTGTCAAATTATTCAAGAAGGTTTAGTGAAAATTAATGATGGGATAGTCGCTCAAAAAACTACTTTAGGGTGGATACTAACGGGTCGAAAACAAATAGAAGCGCAGAGCGACCAACACAACGTTACAACATTACACATAACCAGAATGGTGGCTGAAGACAACGATTTACTACGAAGGTTCTGGGAGATAGAAACTGATgtgtacaaaaaaaagaaaatattgacaaaagaagaagaacaaTGCGAAGAGATATACAAAAAGACAACTAAAAGAGATGAAAGCGGAAGATATGCGGTACACTTACCATTGAAACAAAACGTTAAAGAAACAGTTGATCTACGTGGTGATACGAAACAACAGGCTATCAATCGATTTAAGAGCCTGGAAAGGAAATTTGGAAAAGACGTTAAGTTAAAGAAGGAATACACAAAAGTTATAAATGAGTACAAGGACATGGGACACTTGCGAAGATCAGAAAAACAAAACGATGACAATGCACTGTATCTTGCTCACTTTGCTGTAATTCGAGAGGACAAAGACACTAGTAAAGTGCGCATAGTCTACGATGCTTCTGCTAAGGGCTCACACGGTCACTCTCTCAATGACACAATGATGGTAGGACCGGTCTTACAACCCGATCTTCGGAGCCTAGTAGTAACTTGGCGAAAACACAAGATTTGCGTCGTAGGAGATATCGTGAAAATGTATAGGATGATAAATATGACAAAAGAACACATAAATCTGCAACGTATTGTCTGGCGAGATAGACCAGAAGATGAGTTCGAGAGCTATGAGTTAACAACTGTGACTTTTGGGACCGCTGCAGCGCCATTCTTAGCAGTCCGTACATTAAACCAATTGGCCGAGGATGAAGCTCACGAATTTCCTGAAACTGCACCAGTAATAAAGAAGTCGTTTTACATGGATGATCTAATGGTAGGAAATGAAAACATAGAAGAAACGAAGAAAACGTGCCAagaaattaaagaaatattgaGAAGAGGAGGATTTCAAATGCAAAAATGGTCTAGCAATTCAGATGAAGTTTTAGAATATTTGAAAGAAGACAATAGTACAAGAGACACACTAGAAATCAAAATGGACAAAATAATAAAGATTCTTGGTTTGACCTGGAATAGACAAGACGATATGTTTGAAATTACAGTAAACTTACCTGAGATGAGAAGCCCTATAACTAAGAGGTCTATACTTTCTGATGTTGCTCGCCTGTTCGACCCCTTTGGGTGGCTAGCACCTGTAATAATAACTGCTAAAGTTTTAATTCAGAAGTTATGGTTGAGTCATCTGGGTTGGGATGATGAATTACCATCGGACTTGACAGACGAGTGGATTCGCTATAGGGAAGAACTGATAAATTTACAAGACATCAAGGTTCAGCGTTGGTTAAACATGACACGAGAAGATGATCACGTTGAGCTGCACGGATTTTCAGATGCATCCACTCAAGCTTATGCAGCCGTGACGTACCTGAAGGTTGTTAGACGTGAAGTAGTATACGTCTCTATGATCGCATCAAGGACTAAAGTCGCACCTCTGAAACAACTTTCTATTCCAAAATTAGAGCTTTGTGCTGCAGCCTTATTAGCAGAATTGATCAGTGATGTCGCGGAACTTCTGGAaattcctaaaaataaaatatttgtttggaCGGACTCAATGGTCGTACTGGCTTGGCTGCAATCTCAACCTAGTCGCTGGAAAACGTTTGTAGCGAATAGGACAGCAGATATTACACGATTGATAGATAATGATCGTTGGAGACATGTGCAATCTGCTGACAATCCAGCGGACATCGCGACAAGAGGAGTCAAAGCGCCAGAATTAGCTACACAAGATCTGTGGTGGAGTGGGCCAGAATGGCTTAAGAGAGACCAAGTAGAATATGAAAAAACAGAAAGTGCACAAACAGAATTAGAATCAAAAACGACATGTCATGTACTTGTAGATGAAAGGCCTATATGGGAGAGATTTTCAACAATGTCACGAATGAAGAGAGTGCTAGCTTATTGCAGAAGAATGTTAACATTGTTACCTGAAAGAAAAGGAGAACTAGAAGAGAGTAAACATTTAACAGTTAAAGAAATGGAAAAAGTGGAAGAAGAATGTATAAGGTTCTATCAAAATTTAGTA contains the following coding sequences:
- the LOC134741812 gene encoding uncharacterized protein LOC134741812, encoding MDERSMVGYIKAELEEWAVSTGLVVINRGSVNTCVRQQGGSIVDVTFANAALARCVRGWEVLENVETLSDHRYIRFEVTTLPADPNCLNRPLRGDGPRWALKLLDRDIFMEAAVVKAWVLGDIEGPVDVDAEAERMGSTMVEVCDAAMPRAGPIPPRRGVYWWSAELAHLRQSCVAARRQYTHVPEEERLYAAYSAAVKLLQGAIARAKDLAEEEMLETLNNDPWGRPYKMVRRKLRPWTPPLTQSLQPQLREQVKKIQTQSANQIKKLLDTTMECINSLNNLNVSTDSWDPIIIFLVGQKLDAESVKDWEQSVHKDSSEDMPKWEELQKFLVAKFRTLEMAAAVSVPTRDKSQTPKTFHVAEQEEDEVSLFQCAHVGVASQPTCTYCKGEHYIFNCKEFTKNSVEDRHDFVRKNRLCYNCLVPFHSVYRCKQKTSCRICKKRHHSLLHQTRESNEEVAPTQPQSQPEPDTKLTTLHVSKQQPSRKMLLATAQVAVRSTDGNTHILRVLIDPCSEASFVSERVVQLLGLSRTNIKGVVSGLEESTQINVKHMVDITINSRYENKKAVLVSAYVLKSVSTYLPSKHVLIDPQAIETLKLADPTYDTPSKVDMLLGAEIYCQIIQEGLVKINDGIVAQKTTLGWILTGRKQIEAQSDQHNVTTLHITRMVAEDNDLLRRFWEIETDVYKKKKILTKEEEQCEEIYKKTTKRDESGRYAVHLPLKQNVKETVDLRGDTKQQAINRFKSLERKFGKDVKLKKEYTKVINEYKDMGHLRRSEKQNDDNALYLAHFAVIREDKDTSKVRIVYDASAKGSHGHSLNDTMMVGPVLQPDLRSLVVTWRKHKICVVGDIVKMYRMINMTKEHINLQRIVWRDRPEDEFESYELTTVTFGTAAAPFLAVRTLNQLAEDEAHEFPETAPVIKKSFYMDDLMVGNENIEETKKTCQEIKEILRRGGFQMQKWSSNSDEVLEYLKEDNSTRDTLEIKMDKIIKILGLTWNRQDDMFEITVNLPEMRSPITKRSILSDVARLFDPFGWLAPVIITAKVLIQKLWLSHLGWDDELPSDLTDEWIRYREELINLQDIKVQRWLNMTREDDHVELHGFSDASTQAYAAVTYLKVVRREVVYVSMIASRTKVAPLKQLSIPKLELCAAALLAELISDVAELLEIPKNKIFVWTDSMVVLAWLQSQPSRWKTFVANRTADITRLIDNDRWRHVQSADNPADIATRGVKAPELATQDLWWSGPEWLKRDQVEYEKTESAQTELESKTTCHVLVDERPIWERFSTMSRMKRVLAYCRRMLTLLPERKGELEESKHLTVKEMEKVEEECIRFYQNLVYGKDIDDLKRDGRVKKRSTLITLAPFLDEKGSAKELKGMFEPGKNNLASEVAELMATEGTTWHFIPPRMPSYGGLWEAGVQSAKRHLARTVPQESH